A region of Deltaproteobacteria bacterium DNA encodes the following proteins:
- the dppD gene encoding dipeptide ABC transporter ATP-binding protein DppD (DppD and DppF are the ATP-binding components of the ABC dipeptide transport system DppABCDF), translating to VMYAGRFVETGAMVEVIDAPRHPYTIGLLNSTVHAGSERGKLAPIPGAPPDLLDMPSGCAFAPRCPRVVAACRERVPGLEELAPGRSARCPRTGMPGC from the coding sequence GTAATGTATGCCGGGCGCTTCGTGGAGACCGGCGCCATGGTCGAGGTCATCGACGCACCGCGGCACCCCTACACCATCGGGCTGCTCAACTCCACGGTCCATGCCGGCAGCGAGCGAGGCAAACTGGCGCCGATACCCGGCGCGCCTCCGGACCTGCTGGACATGCCTTCGGGCTGTGCCTTCGCGCCCCGTTGCCCGAGGGTCGTCGCGGCGTGCCGCGAGCGGGTGCCGGGCCTGGAGGAACTCGCCCCGGGCCGGTCGGCGCGCTGCCCGCGCACGGGGATGCCGGGTTGCTGA
- a CDS encoding alpha/beta hydrolase — protein sequence MANNVEGPLYYERMGRKGPVMAFVHPNPMDQSCWIFQMAHLSTWYRCISIDIPGYGRSPKGAEGLSMDDMAAACWEAVDDALPGETAILVGCSTGSAISPFMYHQRPDRTAAMILTGTGYTPGKEFAQRRIDAYTALGVDYRWRYTFEDLSPAFRATPLAHFFANLFAERNKFADVATIIHQFRALQTQEPEGHHAHIACPVIILTGSEDGAHPTAFALQERIPGCELKVLPGAGHACQIEQPWLFDRFMIEFLDKHGLFPGDPKPLAGGF from the coding sequence ATGGCAAACAACGTCGAAGGACCGCTCTACTACGAACGCATGGGACGCAAGGGGCCGGTCATGGCCTTCGTCCATCCCAACCCCATGGACCAGTCGTGCTGGATCTTCCAGATGGCGCACCTGTCCACGTGGTATCGGTGTATCAGCATCGACATTCCAGGGTACGGCCGCTCGCCCAAGGGGGCCGAGGGGCTCAGCATGGACGACATGGCCGCGGCGTGCTGGGAGGCCGTGGACGACGCGCTGCCGGGAGAGACCGCTATCCTCGTCGGATGTTCCACGGGTTCGGCCATCAGCCCCTTCATGTACCACCAGCGTCCTGACCGCACCGCCGCCATGATCCTGACGGGCACGGGCTACACTCCCGGCAAGGAGTTCGCGCAGCGGCGCATTGACGCCTACACCGCCCTGGGGGTCGACTACCGCTGGCGTTACACCTTCGAGGACCTGAGCCCTGCGTTCCGCGCGACGCCGCTGGCGCACTTCTTTGCCAACCTGTTCGCCGAACGCAACAAGTTCGCCGACGTGGCGACCATCATCCACCAGTTCCGCGCGCTGCAGACGCAGGAGCCCGAGGGGCATCACGCACACATCGCCTGCCCGGTCATCATCCTCACCGGCAGCGAGGACGGAGCCCATCCGACTGCTTTCGCGCTGCAGGAGCGTATCCCCGGCTGCGAGCTCAAGGTCCTGCCGGGCGCCGGCCATGCTTGCCAGATCGAGCAGCCCTGGCTCTTCGATCGCTTCATGATCGAGTTCCTGGACAAGCACGGGCTCTTCCCGGGGGATCCCAAACCGCTGGCGGGCGGCTTTTGA
- a CDS encoding alpha-hydroxy acid oxidase, whose protein sequence is MFLLGPYLRRAHARAERRWAREVERCVTVDHLRQVMEKRVPPIVREYYRGGADDEITLRDNVEAFRRERFKPRSGVRLESVDMRTEILGHEIELPVIAGPIGSPRMIWPLGEAVAARAVGEAGTICTLSTLTGTDLEEVRAATGGPCWFQLYLVGGEEVAARGIARAKSAGYSAIVLTIDTAVPGNRAHHEWMGASRAINGTPGQKLAFAPQMLRHLSWLKSYYSDGGMMQFRNVILKDGTPMPYTDIGTQLRASAVTWEHIPWVREHWGDAPIVIKGVQCVEDARLAVEHGADAIVVSNHGGRQLDRVYPTLYMLKEIAPALKGSSVKILLDGGIRSGADVVIALAHGAHAVLAGRAYTYGLGAGGLAGVRKAFSIMRKEIEDTMRLLGCASIHELRADTHVLPHPFEARP, encoded by the coding sequence ATGTTCCTGCTGGGACCCTATCTGAGACGCGCCCACGCCCGCGCCGAGAGGCGCTGGGCGCGGGAGGTGGAGCGGTGCGTGACTGTGGACCATCTCCGCCAGGTGATGGAGAAACGCGTGCCCCCCATCGTCCGGGAATACTACCGCGGCGGCGCAGACGACGAGATCACCCTCCGGGACAATGTCGAGGCCTTTCGGCGGGAACGGTTCAAGCCGAGATCCGGCGTCCGGCTCGAATCGGTGGACATGCGCACCGAAATCCTCGGCCACGAAATCGAACTGCCCGTGATCGCCGGACCCATCGGCAGCCCCAGAATGATCTGGCCCCTGGGCGAAGCCGTCGCCGCCAGGGCCGTGGGCGAGGCCGGTACCATCTGCACGCTCTCGACGCTCACCGGCACCGACCTGGAGGAGGTCCGGGCCGCCACCGGGGGACCGTGCTGGTTTCAACTCTACCTGGTCGGGGGCGAGGAGGTGGCCGCGCGCGGCATCGCCAGGGCCAAGAGCGCCGGGTACTCCGCCATCGTTCTGACCATCGACACCGCGGTCCCCGGAAACCGTGCGCACCACGAATGGATGGGCGCCTCGCGCGCCATCAACGGGACCCCGGGCCAGAAGCTCGCGTTCGCGCCGCAGATGCTGCGGCACCTTTCGTGGCTCAAGAGCTACTACTCCGACGGCGGGATGATGCAGTTCCGCAACGTGATCCTGAAGGACGGCACACCCATGCCGTACACCGACATTGGCACACAACTCCGTGCTTCAGCCGTCACCTGGGAACATATACCGTGGGTCCGCGAGCACTGGGGCGATGCGCCGATCGTCATCAAGGGCGTCCAATGCGTCGAAGACGCCCGGCTCGCCGTCGAGCACGGCGCCGACGCCATCGTGGTCTCCAACCACGGCGGCCGGCAACTGGACCGCGTCTACCCCACCCTCTACATGCTGAAGGAGATCGCCCCGGCGCTGAAGGGTTCGAGCGTGAAGATCCTGCTGGATGGCGGCATCCGCTCCGGCGCCGACGTCGTCATCGCCCTGGCGCACGGCGCTCACGCCGTGCTCGCGGGACGCGCTTACACCTACGGTCTCGGCGCGGGGGGCCTCGCGGGTGTCCGCAAGGCGTTCTCGATCATGAGAAAGGAAATAGAAGACACCATGCGGCTCCTGGGCTGCGCTTCCATCCACGAACTGCGGGCGGACACCCACGTCCTTCCCCATCCCTTTGAAGCCCGTCCTTGA
- a CDS encoding helix-turn-helix domain containing protein has product MGRPKEFDEHDALMKAMHLFWVHGYKATSIQDLVDGMGIGRGSLYGTFGGKRSLFMRALRHYDREREEHLAQLAEEMEPRKALLATFEGVVDSVLTNGGRDGCFLVNTALELAAHDAEIASVVASAFADSEGFFRMMIERGQASSAIPRDVDAPATARALLTLLLGLFVLSRSRPETVLLRSVVQQADALIHGAN; this is encoded by the coding sequence ATGGGTAGGCCAAAGGAATTCGACGAACACGACGCGTTGATGAAAGCCATGCACTTGTTTTGGGTGCACGGCTACAAGGCCACCTCGATCCAGGATCTTGTAGACGGCATGGGCATAGGCCGTGGGAGCCTCTACGGTACATTCGGCGGCAAACGCTCTCTCTTCATGAGAGCGTTGCGCCACTACGACAGGGAGCGTGAGGAGCACTTGGCACAGCTTGCCGAGGAAATGGAGCCCCGCAAGGCCCTGCTGGCTACGTTCGAGGGGGTCGTAGACTCCGTGCTGACCAACGGTGGACGCGACGGATGCTTCCTCGTCAACACCGCTCTCGAGCTGGCGGCGCACGACGCGGAGATTGCCTCCGTTGTCGCGAGTGCATTCGCGGATTCCGAGGGCTTCTTCCGCATGATGATCGAGCGCGGGCAAGCCTCCAGTGCGATCCCGCGCGACGTGGACGCCCCTGCCACCGCCCGAGCACTGCTGACGCTGTTGCTGGGCTTGTTCGTGCTTTCGAGGAGCCGCCCGGAAACCGTATTGCTGCGGTCCGTCGTGCAGCAGGCGGACGCCTTGATCCACGGCGCCAACTGA